A single region of the Salipaludibacillus sp. LMS25 genome encodes:
- the comGC gene encoding competence type IV pilus major pilin ComGC, with translation MKTVKSILKTEKGFTLIEMMIVLVIISVLLLIVVPNLSKNQIVASDKGCEATIELIKTQVVAYQVEHQKMPKSLDNLKNGYVERTTCPDGTELKLVGDQVKKVTSP, from the coding sequence TTGAAGACGGTTAAAAGTATTTTAAAGACCGAAAAGGGGTTTACTTTAATAGAAATGATGATTGTTTTAGTCATTATTTCTGTCCTACTTCTCATTGTCGTACCGAATTTATCAAAAAATCAGATCGTTGCGTCTGATAAAGGGTGTGAAGCGACGATTGAACTCATAAAAACGCAGGTGGTGGCTTATCAAGTTGAGCATCAAAAGATGCCTAAGTCATTAGACAATTTGAAAAATGGCTATGTAGAAAGGACGACATGTCCTGATGGTACAGAATTAAAACTAGTAGGTGATCAAGTAAAGAAAGTTACCTCACCGTAA
- the comGD gene encoding competence type IV pilus minor pilin ComGD — protein MINHSLKKANGFSMLELIIVLGILSIVLTIGIPSVQRTKQELVLMDYLTRLEQDLHYYQLYAITNQKRVAIHFEARAPVYTVIVNDKVIKERWGPEKLQFIEGSLKLDGLVFLEEGGLQRSGRITIKHGKTSYSLVFQFARGRFYFKRM, from the coding sequence ATGATAAATCATTCATTGAAGAAAGCTAACGGCTTTTCAATGTTAGAGCTTATTATTGTTCTTGGAATACTCTCGATTGTATTAACAATTGGCATACCGTCAGTTCAACGTACAAAACAGGAGCTCGTTCTTATGGATTATTTAACTAGATTAGAACAAGATTTACATTATTATCAGTTATATGCCATCACAAACCAAAAAAGAGTCGCCATTCACTTTGAAGCAAGAGCGCCTGTTTATACTGTTATTGTTAACGATAAAGTGATTAAAGAACGATGGGGCCCTGAAAAGCTTCAATTTATTGAAGGGTCTCTTAAGTTAGATGGATTAGTGTTTTTGGAAGAAGGGGGACTGCAAAGATCTGGCCGAATTACAATCAAACATGGAAAAACATCTTATAGCCTTGTTTTTCAGTTTGCAAGGGGGCGATTTTATTTTAAAAGAATGTGA
- a CDS encoding ComGF family competence protein has translation MIGLFIFIVVVTLYSTIAHYWMLATHQVNTFSYEEFVFFTNHLQAELRESETYWVDEKEEKLFIVRPLDNQIVHYEKYRHTVRRQVRGRGHEVFLQRVTDFRVVETAYGIKLEVKHKNTRWEKILINPTKSLTSREIKGE, from the coding sequence ATGATTGGCTTATTCATTTTTATCGTCGTCGTTACACTTTATTCGACGATAGCTCACTATTGGATGTTAGCGACACATCAGGTGAACACTTTTTCATATGAAGAATTTGTATTTTTTACCAATCACCTTCAAGCAGAATTAAGAGAAAGTGAAACGTATTGGGTTGATGAAAAGGAAGAGAAATTATTTATTGTGCGCCCCCTAGACAATCAAATTGTTCACTATGAAAAATATCGTCATACAGTGAGGCGGCAAGTTAGAGGGAGGGGTCATGAAGTTTTTTTACAGAGAGTGACAGACTTTCGTGTAGTTGAAACAGCTTACGGAATAAAATTAGAAGTGAAGCATAAAAATACGAGATGGGAAAAAATTCTAATTAATCCTACTAAGTCTCTTACCTCTCGTGAGATTAAGGGGGAGTAA
- the comGG gene encoding competence type IV pilus minor pilin ComGG has translation MNEKGFTLMLMLMILMCLSLVTITLLNLYEHEMAFAVLEQEWATLDQLLITATAEIVQMIEEESELVLKSVLDYKEGKVMFEVEPAGRHYNVFLTSETSSSYEKKVSFIYNIGTGKIESWQE, from the coding sequence ATGAATGAAAAAGGCTTTACACTCATGCTTATGCTTATGATATTAATGTGTTTATCATTAGTGACTATAACATTACTTAACCTTTATGAACATGAAATGGCATTTGCTGTTTTGGAGCAAGAATGGGCTACGTTAGATCAATTACTCATTACTGCCACGGCAGAGATTGTGCAAATGATTGAAGAAGAAAGTGAGTTAGTTTTAAAGAGCGTATTAGATTACAAAGAAGGGAAAGTAATGTTTGAAGTTGAGCCAGCTGGGCGTCATTATAACGTGTTTTTAACAAGTGAAACAAGTTCCTCGTATGAAAAAAAAGTTAGTTTTATTTATAACATAGGAACAGGAAAAATAGAAAGTTGGCAAGAATAA
- a CDS encoding YqzE family protein codes for MKTNDYVKYMTEQFVTYVDIPREERKEKRLLKKKHRPPMSYRLFGLIPISFRFLLNRHKDN; via the coding sequence ATGAAAACAAATGATTATGTGAAATATATGACTGAACAATTCGTCACTTACGTTGATATCCCCAGAGAAGAACGAAAGGAGAAGAGACTGTTGAAAAAGAAGCACCGACCACCAATGTCATACCGTCTATTCGGATTAATCCCCATTTCCTTTCGTTTTCTATTGAATCGTCATAAAGATAATTAA
- a CDS encoding YqhG family protein: protein MHQTEIHTFLTHFFKENHCDIHLLSSHTFQVQLTKEMDKALMNRPFYWHYVEKTGAEPQPATLTLKTGQEDEEEKQGEFIHFGSPRLHDIFRFVQKKGAYGKFYEGVYPSSQAISLKPWLNLNGKISYKCHQKKEIFYSIGLSLITGEMLNDFHTLIANRSYLVTIPDYCFTLTPLIKPATGITRIQNHIKNNIEHDDHEWANVAEKKMRNDLSLLDTFYEDVFPKPTSYEKEKEAIIEQYQPIIELSIINGGLFYLSTHPLAHN from the coding sequence ATGCATCAAACTGAAATACACACTTTTTTAACACATTTCTTTAAAGAAAATCACTGTGACATTCACTTACTTTCTTCGCATACTTTTCAAGTTCAACTAACTAAAGAAATGGATAAGGCGTTAATGAACAGGCCTTTTTACTGGCATTATGTTGAAAAAACTGGCGCTGAGCCTCAGCCTGCCACTTTGACATTAAAAACGGGGCAAGAAGATGAAGAAGAAAAACAAGGAGAGTTTATCCACTTTGGTTCTCCACGACTACACGATATCTTCCGTTTCGTTCAGAAAAAAGGGGCCTACGGAAAATTTTACGAAGGGGTATATCCATCTTCCCAAGCTATATCATTGAAACCGTGGTTAAACTTAAACGGGAAAATTTCCTACAAATGTCATCAAAAAAAAGAAATATTCTATTCTATTGGTTTAAGTCTAATAACAGGAGAAATGTTAAATGATTTCCATACACTAATTGCCAATCGCTCCTACCTTGTTACAATACCAGATTATTGTTTCACACTAACCCCGTTAATAAAACCGGCCACGGGGATAACGAGGATCCAAAACCATATAAAAAATAACATTGAACATGATGATCATGAGTGGGCAAACGTGGCAGAAAAGAAGATGAGAAATGATTTATCGTTATTGGATACGTTTTATGAGGATGTTTTTCCAAAGCCAACGTCTTACGAAAAAGAAAAAGAAGCTATTATCGAGCAATACCAACCTATCATTGAATTGTCAATTATTAACGGCGGTCTATTTTACTTATCTACACATCCGTTAGCTCATAACTAA
- a CDS encoding DEAD/DEAH box helicase, producing MKPSIILNDSWKHQFIDTLEHPASFSSWEQFNMAFQIGKQQVISTFQGLEAPKYLPTLTFHDYQYEAAEKAVQEMNGKAILADEVGLGKTIEAGLILKEYMIRGLVKKVLILAPASLVSQWCVELNSKFYIPAIEQRKKPQWEHVDVMVSSLDTAKREPHASVIKDITYDMVIIDEAHKLKNKKTKNYQFVKELQRKFCLLLTATPVQNTLSELYYLISLLKPGFLGDEESFSKRFKKREHDEELRQLIQKVMIRTRREETSMSWPKRIVETVPVHFDQNYYTAYEKISALKHNLKRLQAGTQAGFLTLTLQRELCSSKEAALLTLSQTLEKNPTYPKVITETLKEIIADLSGLNAHPHPKAEKVLELMKSWQTNEKVIIFTEYRASQLYLQWFLAQHGITSVPFRGGFKRSKKDWMKQLFKDNAQVLIATEAGGEGINLQFCHRIINYDLPWNPMRIEQRIGRVHRLGQEHDVHIYHLAVDKTIEDHILHLLYKKIGLFEGVVGELDDILEKLGEKSVQNHLSHIFSQSDSAGEMKVKLDHLTSIMTESEGASSYASN from the coding sequence ATGAAACCATCTATTATATTAAATGATTCTTGGAAGCATCAATTTATCGATACCCTTGAACACCCTGCATCTTTTTCTAGCTGGGAACAATTTAACATGGCTTTTCAAATCGGAAAACAACAGGTGATATCAACTTTCCAAGGTCTCGAAGCTCCAAAATACCTTCCTACATTGACTTTCCATGACTATCAGTATGAAGCAGCAGAAAAGGCTGTCCAAGAGATGAATGGTAAAGCTATTTTAGCGGATGAAGTTGGGCTCGGGAAAACCATTGAAGCTGGGTTAATTTTAAAAGAATATATGATTCGTGGATTGGTTAAAAAAGTGTTGATATTAGCACCAGCTTCTCTTGTAAGTCAATGGTGTGTTGAATTAAATAGTAAGTTTTATATTCCTGCCATTGAGCAACGTAAAAAACCACAGTGGGAACACGTAGATGTTATGGTTTCCTCCTTAGATACTGCCAAACGAGAGCCTCATGCATCAGTGATTAAAGACATTACTTATGATATGGTGATCATCGATGAAGCTCATAAATTAAAAAATAAGAAAACTAAAAACTACCAGTTCGTAAAAGAGCTACAAAGAAAATTTTGCTTATTACTTACAGCAACTCCCGTACAGAATACATTATCTGAGCTTTATTACCTCATTTCTCTATTGAAACCTGGTTTTCTTGGCGATGAAGAGAGCTTCTCGAAACGTTTTAAAAAAAGAGAGCATGATGAGGAGTTAAGGCAGTTAATTCAAAAAGTAATGATTCGAACACGCCGTGAAGAAACGTCAATGTCGTGGCCTAAGCGTATTGTAGAAACCGTGCCCGTCCATTTTGATCAAAACTACTATACAGCTTATGAGAAAATATCGGCTTTAAAACACAATTTGAAACGACTACAAGCTGGCACTCAGGCTGGCTTTCTAACGCTTACTCTTCAACGGGAGTTATGCTCAAGTAAAGAAGCTGCATTACTGACGCTCAGTCAAACACTTGAAAAAAACCCGACTTATCCAAAAGTAATCACTGAAACATTAAAAGAGATTATAGCTGATTTATCGGGCCTTAACGCTCATCCTCATCCAAAGGCAGAAAAAGTGCTAGAATTAATGAAATCATGGCAGACAAATGAAAAGGTGATTATCTTTACTGAATATAGAGCTTCCCAGCTTTATTTACAATGGTTTTTAGCTCAACACGGCATCACTTCCGTTCCCTTCCGCGGTGGCTTTAAACGTAGCAAAAAAGATTGGATGAAGCAGCTTTTTAAAGATAATGCACAAGTTTTAATTGCAACCGAAGCTGGCGGTGAAGGGATAAACCTTCAATTTTGCCATCGAATAATCAACTATGATCTCCCATGGAACCCCATGAGGATAGAGCAACGAATAGGGAGGGTCCACCGGCTAGGACAAGAACATGATGTACACATCTACCATCTTGCTGTAGACAAAACTATTGAAGATCATATCCTACACTTATTGTATAAAAAAATCGGACTTTTTGAAGGTGTCGTGGGAGAGCTAGATGACATATTAGAAAAATTGGGAGAGAAAAGTGTGCAAAATCATCTATCTCATATTTTTTCTCAGTCAGATTCAGCTGGAGAAATGAAAGTGAAGTTAGATCATCTCACCTCCATTATGACTGAGTCGGAAGGAGCTTCTTCTTATGCATCAAACTGA
- the gcvT gene encoding glycine cleavage system aminomethyltransferase GcvT produces the protein MSGKRTPLFTTYEKKAKVINFGGWELPVQFSSIQEEHEAVRTKAGLFDVSHMGEIEIKGPGTLAFLQYMLTNDVQKVKAGSCQYTAMCYENGGTVDDLVLYKKSDEDVLLVVNAANIEKNVNWLKQHVFGDVQIANVSERYAQLAIQGPKAEAITQQLTNEPLNQITFFKFRDEVELAGKSVLISRTGYTGEDGFEIYCRPEDAVLLWERLIEGGAEFGLLPCGLGARDTLRFEAKLALYGQELSEKISPIEAGIGFAVKTEKEADFIGKDVLKRQKEQGTARKLVGLEMIDKGIPRAQYEVYKNGEKIGFVTTGTQSPTLRKNIGLALIDATYKDLDTEVEVQIRKRRAKAKIVKTPFYHR, from the coding sequence ATGTCAGGAAAAAGAACCCCCTTGTTCACGACCTATGAAAAAAAAGCAAAGGTGATTAATTTTGGAGGATGGGAACTCCCGGTTCAATTTTCTAGCATCCAAGAAGAACACGAAGCTGTTAGAACAAAGGCAGGTTTGTTTGATGTTTCTCATATGGGTGAGATCGAAATTAAGGGCCCGGGCACCCTGGCTTTTCTTCAGTACATGTTGACAAATGATGTGCAAAAGGTAAAGGCCGGAAGTTGTCAATATACGGCCATGTGTTATGAAAATGGCGGGACTGTAGATGACCTTGTTCTTTATAAGAAGTCAGATGAAGATGTGTTACTTGTTGTTAATGCTGCTAATATAGAAAAAAATGTCAACTGGTTGAAGCAGCACGTCTTTGGAGATGTTCAAATCGCCAATGTGTCTGAACGGTATGCCCAGTTGGCGATACAAGGGCCAAAGGCTGAGGCAATTACTCAGCAACTTACGAATGAGCCTTTAAATCAGATAACATTCTTTAAGTTTAGAGATGAGGTAGAGCTTGCTGGAAAATCGGTACTGATTTCTCGAACTGGCTACACTGGTGAAGACGGTTTTGAGATATATTGCCGCCCTGAGGATGCCGTATTATTATGGGAGCGATTAATAGAGGGTGGAGCAGAATTTGGGCTATTACCTTGTGGTTTAGGGGCTAGAGATACATTGAGATTTGAAGCGAAATTAGCGCTTTACGGTCAAGAATTATCTGAAAAAATTTCTCCCATAGAAGCTGGTATAGGCTTTGCGGTTAAAACGGAAAAAGAAGCCGATTTTATCGGTAAAGATGTTTTAAAGCGACAGAAAGAACAAGGAACAGCGCGTAAGCTTGTAGGACTTGAGATGATTGACAAAGGGATTCCACGTGCTCAATACGAGGTCTATAAAAACGGGGAGAAGATAGGGTTTGTGACAACAGGTACGCAATCTCCAACATTAAGGAAAAATATAGGGTTGGCTCTAATAGATGCCACATATAAAGATTTAGATACTGAGGTAGAAGTACAAATCAGGAAACGACGTGCAAAAGCTAAGATTGTTAAAACACCTTTTTATCACAGATAA
- the gcvPA gene encoding aminomethyl-transferring glycine dehydrogenase subunit GcvPA, whose amino-acid sequence MDKFRYLPMTEKDQQDMMKEIGVASIEDLFADIPKEVRFKGDLPIEAALDETALIKEMTRLAEKNTHIKDYPSFLGAGVYEHYIPSVVNHMLLRSEFFTAYTPYQPEISQGELQAIFEFQTMICELTGMDIANSSMYDGPTALAEAAMMSAAHTKKQKILVSKTVHPEAREVLKTSAKGQNLTVVEIDEKDGITDLNQLEAEFNDEIASVIVQYPNFFGQIEDLAPIEAIVHKTKALFIVSSNPLSLGILQPPGEYNADVVVGDAQPFGIPTQLGGPHCGYFAVTKKLMRKVPGRLVGQTTDDHGQRGFVLTLQAREQHIRRDKATSNICSNQALNALGASITMSALGKQGVRELAEQNVQKAHYAKRQLQKCGIKVLGSQPFFNEFVIELSSPVDMINKKLLAEGIIGGLDLSRFYCDKPNQMLIAVTELRTKEEIDHFVAVLGENNEK is encoded by the coding sequence ATGGATAAATTTCGTTATTTGCCGATGACAGAGAAAGATCAGCAGGACATGATGAAGGAAATTGGGGTAGCATCTATTGAGGATTTATTTGCTGATATACCGAAAGAGGTGCGCTTTAAAGGAGATTTACCGATAGAAGCAGCGTTAGATGAGACAGCACTCATTAAAGAAATGACACGCCTAGCTGAAAAAAATACCCATATAAAAGACTATCCATCATTTTTAGGGGCAGGGGTTTACGAGCACTATATCCCTTCGGTCGTCAATCACATGCTACTCCGCTCTGAATTTTTTACTGCTTATACACCTTATCAACCGGAGATATCTCAGGGGGAATTGCAAGCGATTTTTGAATTCCAAACAATGATTTGTGAATTGACGGGGATGGATATAGCCAATTCTTCCATGTATGACGGGCCAACAGCTCTTGCAGAAGCTGCAATGATGAGTGCCGCACATACGAAAAAGCAAAAAATTCTCGTGTCTAAAACTGTTCACCCTGAAGCGCGTGAGGTTCTTAAAACAAGCGCAAAGGGGCAAAATCTTACTGTAGTGGAGATTGATGAAAAAGACGGAATAACTGACCTAAATCAGTTAGAAGCAGAGTTTAATGACGAGATCGCTAGTGTTATCGTTCAGTATCCGAACTTTTTTGGACAAATAGAAGATTTAGCACCTATTGAAGCGATTGTACACAAAACGAAGGCGTTGTTTATTGTTTCCAGTAATCCACTTAGCCTCGGGATTCTCCAGCCACCAGGGGAGTACAATGCTGATGTGGTGGTGGGTGATGCACAGCCATTTGGTATTCCCACTCAATTAGGAGGACCCCATTGTGGTTATTTTGCTGTTACGAAAAAGCTTATGCGCAAAGTACCAGGACGATTAGTTGGCCAAACGACTGACGACCATGGCCAACGAGGATTTGTTCTCACCCTTCAGGCAAGGGAACAGCATATTCGAAGAGATAAAGCGACGAGCAATATTTGTTCCAATCAAGCGCTAAATGCGTTAGGTGCCTCTATTACGATGAGTGCTTTAGGGAAACAAGGTGTGAGAGAACTGGCAGAACAAAATGTGCAAAAGGCACACTATGCAAAAAGACAATTACAAAAATGCGGTATAAAAGTACTGGGGTCACAGCCATTTTTTAACGAGTTTGTCATAGAATTATCATCACCAGTAGACATGATAAATAAAAAGCTTTTAGCTGAAGGTATTATCGGGGGATTAGACCTTTCCAGATTTTATTGCGATAAGCCTAACCAAATGCTTATTGCAGTGACTGAATTACGTACAAAAGAAGAGATTGATCATTTTGTAGCTGTATTGGGGGAGAACAATGAGAAATAA
- the gcvPB gene encoding aminomethyl-transferring glycine dehydrogenase subunit GcvPB: MRNKNQALIFELSHEGRTGYSLPELDSDAVNINDCIPDKFLRKVGPKLPEVSELQIVRHYTALSRRNHGVDSGFYPLGSCTMKYNPKINEDVARYPGFAHLHPYQSENTIQGALELMYHLQSSLEEITGMDQVTLQPAAGAHGEWTGLMLIRAFHEANGDFRRTKVIVPDSAHGTNPASAVVAGFESVTVSSNEQGLVDLDHLRELAGEDTAALMLTNPNTLGLFENQIVEMANIIHEAGGKLYYDGANSNAILGITRPGDMGFDVVHLNLHKTFTTPHGGGGPGSGPVGVKKELVPYLPAPLVIKKDNTYKLEYKSPESIGRVKPFYGNFGINVRAYAYIRTMGPIGLRKVSEYAVLNANYMLRKLEPYFDTPYPQHCKHEFVLSGKRQKNQGVRTLDIAKRLLDFGYHPPTIYFPLNVEECMMIEPTETEAKETLDEFCEAMIQIAKEVEESPELVQEAPHLTVIDRLDETTAARKPILKYTWATN; encoded by the coding sequence ATGAGAAATAAAAATCAAGCACTTATTTTTGAATTAAGTCATGAAGGACGCACAGGCTATAGCTTACCTGAATTAGATAGTGATGCTGTTAATATAAATGACTGTATTCCTGATAAATTTCTACGAAAAGTAGGCCCAAAGCTTCCGGAAGTCTCTGAGTTACAAATTGTTCGTCACTACACAGCATTATCGCGACGAAATCACGGGGTTGATTCCGGGTTTTACCCTCTAGGCTCCTGTACAATGAAATATAACCCTAAAATTAATGAAGATGTAGCCCGTTATCCAGGATTTGCTCACCTTCATCCATACCAGTCTGAAAATACGATTCAGGGAGCACTTGAACTTATGTATCACTTACAAAGTTCCCTTGAAGAGATCACAGGGATGGATCAAGTCACATTGCAGCCAGCTGCCGGGGCCCATGGAGAATGGACAGGTCTCATGCTAATTAGAGCGTTTCATGAAGCTAACGGAGATTTTAGAAGGACAAAAGTCATCGTTCCGGATTCGGCACATGGAACGAATCCAGCTTCCGCAGTTGTAGCAGGCTTTGAATCGGTTACAGTGTCATCTAATGAGCAAGGGTTGGTTGACTTAGATCATTTACGGGAGCTTGCTGGAGAAGACACAGCCGCATTAATGCTTACAAACCCTAATACTCTTGGTTTATTTGAAAATCAAATTGTTGAAATGGCAAATATTATTCATGAAGCTGGTGGTAAATTATATTATGATGGGGCCAACTCGAATGCCATACTAGGTATAACAAGACCTGGAGATATGGGATTTGATGTGGTGCATTTAAACCTTCATAAGACGTTTACTACGCCTCATGGCGGTGGTGGGCCTGGGTCAGGTCCAGTAGGAGTAAAAAAAGAACTTGTTCCTTATTTGCCAGCCCCTCTTGTCATTAAAAAAGATAATACCTATAAGCTTGAGTATAAGTCACCTGAATCAATTGGTCGAGTCAAGCCGTTCTACGGTAATTTCGGTATCAATGTTCGTGCGTACGCCTATATTCGTACGATGGGGCCAATAGGTTTACGAAAAGTATCTGAATATGCTGTATTAAATGCCAACTATATGCTGCGGAAATTGGAGCCTTATTTTGATACACCATATCCCCAGCATTGCAAACATGAATTTGTACTATCAGGAAAAAGGCAGAAAAATCAAGGTGTTAGAACACTCGATATAGCGAAGCGATTATTAGATTTTGGGTATCATCCACCCACTATTTACTTTCCATTAAATGTTGAGGAATGCATGATGATAGAACCTACTGAAACAGAAGCGAAAGAAACATTGGACGAGTTTTGCGAAGCTATGATTCAAATTGCTAAAGAAGTAGAGGAATCACCTGAGTTAGTTCAAGAGGCGCCACATCTGACAGTAATTGATCGATTAGACGAAACGACTGCTGCGAGAAAGCCTATATTAAAGTATACGTGGGCAACAAACTAA
- a CDS encoding rhodanese-like domain-containing protein — MQTWLLIAMTVALIVLLLLRLKKPKYLKTLSQEEFKENYRKAQLIDVREEREFKTGHILGARNIPLSQMKQRMTEIRPDKPVYLYCQNGSRTVQAAKILRKKRDAQDLNHLKGGFRKWTGKIKK, encoded by the coding sequence ATGCAAACTTGGTTACTGATAGCCATGACTGTTGCGCTTATCGTTTTACTTTTATTGCGCCTGAAAAAGCCCAAGTATTTAAAAACGTTAAGTCAGGAAGAATTTAAAGAAAATTATCGAAAAGCTCAGTTAATCGATGTGAGGGAAGAACGGGAGTTTAAAACCGGGCATATTCTTGGTGCGAGAAATATCCCATTATCTCAAATGAAGCAGCGTATGACAGAAATCCGGCCGGACAAGCCTGTTTATTTATATTGTCAAAACGGTTCTCGCACAGTTCAAGCCGCTAAAATCCTTCGAAAAAAACGAGATGCTCAAGATTTAAATCATCTAAAAGGCGGTTTTCGTAAATGGACTGGTAAAATTAAAAAATAG
- a CDS encoding biotin/lipoate A/B protein ligase family protein: MAMDEKLMDWHRAGLISPVVRFYGWLPATLSVGYFQKVHKEINFDAVRKHDLGFVRRPTGGRGVLHDDELTYSVIVSEAHPEMPESVTEAYRVISAGLLEGFCDLGLKAEFSIPQTKAEREVLKNPRSAVCFDAPSWYEMVVEGRKIAGSAQTRQKGIILQHGSIIRSIDEDKLFDLFLYPSDRVRERMQNGFKSKAAAIDELMSEPPSLTAMKKSFRSGFEKALNVKFEELVLTASQEEEIYHLAKMKYSQDEWNFKL; this comes from the coding sequence ATGGCGATGGATGAAAAGCTAATGGATTGGCATCGTGCTGGTCTTATTTCTCCAGTTGTGCGGTTTTACGGATGGTTGCCAGCGACGCTTTCAGTTGGCTATTTTCAAAAGGTACATAAAGAAATTAATTTTGATGCTGTTAGAAAACATGATCTTGGTTTTGTAAGACGTCCTACTGGTGGAAGAGGTGTATTACATGATGATGAACTGACATACAGTGTCATTGTCTCTGAGGCCCATCCCGAGATGCCTGAGTCCGTTACGGAAGCGTACCGAGTCATTTCTGCTGGCTTGTTGGAAGGGTTTTGTGATCTTGGTCTTAAAGCTGAATTTTCTATTCCACAGACGAAAGCCGAGCGGGAAGTGTTGAAGAATCCCCGTTCAGCAGTTTGCTTTGATGCCCCATCGTGGTATGAAATGGTTGTTGAAGGTAGAAAAATTGCAGGTAGTGCTCAGACGAGACAAAAGGGGATTATTCTTCAGCATGGTTCTATTATTAGATCGATCGATGAAGACAAGCTGTTTGATTTATTTCTATATCCTAGTGATAGAGTTCGAGAGCGTATGCAAAATGGGTTTAAATCAAAAGCTGCAGCTATCGACGAATTAATGTCTGAGCCTCCATCATTGACAGCGATGAAAAAAAGTTTTCGTTCTGGATTTGAAAAAGCGTTGAACGTTAAGTTTGAAGAGTTAGTGTTAACCGCTTCACAAGAAGAAGAAATTTATCATCTGGCTAAGATGAAGTATAGCCAAGATGAATGGAATTTTAAGTTATAA